A window from Suncus etruscus isolate mSunEtr1 chromosome 18, mSunEtr1.pri.cur, whole genome shotgun sequence encodes these proteins:
- the C18H6orf141 gene encoding uncharacterized protein C6orf141 homolog, which produces MNDPPSRLGRSLGRTRVCARLAEAPLARGAPNSSLASVSGGSVTPEDGGTGDNVDCEPWVREKVLFLLHPERRWLGSQEDPGRQGADAPQERGCPSPPFLSPERIPGSRGADSQATSKSVLVRVVDYQVTQELLQSAWTRGQMTRRTEERTMTAFTFRTNRE; this is translated from the coding sequence ATGAATGATCCTCCCTCCCGGCTGGGGCGCAGCCTGGGGCGCACCAGGGTCTGCGCGCGCCTGGCAGAGGCACCCCTGGCCCGGGGAGCCCCTAATTCCTCACTGGCGAGTGTCAGTGGAGGAAGTGTCACCCCAGAGGACGGAGGCACCGGAGACAACGTGGACTGTGAGCCCTGGGTCCGAGAGAAAGTGCTATTCCTCCTGCACCCGGAGAGGAGGTGGTTGGGGAGCCAGGAGGACCCTGGACGCCAAGGGGCGGACGCTCCCCAGGAACGCGGGtgcccctctcctccctttctatCTCCGGAGAGAATTCCGGGCAGTCGGGGTGCAGACAGCCAGGCCACCAGCAAATCAGTGCTCGTGCGGGTCGTGGATTACCAGGTGACCCAAGAATTGCTGCAGAGCGCGTGGACCCGGGGCCAAATGACAAGGCGCACCGAGGAGCGCACCATGACCGCCTTCACTTTTCGCACCAACAGGGAGTGA